GCTTCCCTGCACCTCCTTGCAGGAGGTGgcccagcccagcaggctctggaGGGAGGCTGGACTCTGGGTAGGTGGTGACTTGGCAGCTCTGATCTGGTGTCCACTGCCCGCGGGAGGCTGCCTGTCACGATTTGGGGCTCACAGGACCCTGCTTTGGCTAGTAAAATGTGTCTCCTAAATGCTGAGCACCATCGGGTGGGTGGGTTTTGAGCCTCACTTTCCAGTTGGGCCCCCCACTACCCCCCAAATAGGGGTGCTTGCGAGGTTCCCAGGATGTGACAACACCAAGCATAGACCAGGGCCCCTAAGTCTCCGTTCCCCTGtacgttgctgctgctgctaagtcgcttctgtcatgtctgactctgtgagactccACAGACGGCAGTCCAGCAGGCTCTGcagtctctgggattctccaggcaagaacactggagtgggttgccatttccttctccagtgcatgagagggaaaagtgaaagtgaagtcgctcagtggtgtctgactcttcatgaccccatggactgcagcccaccaggctcctccgtcgggattttccaggcaagagtgctggagtgaggtgccattgccttctccgccctgTGTGTTAGTGGGGTGATAATGCTTCTTCCCCAGCTGGCCTCCCTGGGCCCCGGGCTAGGGACCAGATCTCACCTTGCGCACCACTCCAGAGGTGATTGCAATGTTCTCCGCCTCCTCCACCGTCTTGGTGGCCACGGTGTTGACACTGGAGACCACGGCTTCACTCACGGCGTTGGCCTGCTCCTTGGTCTTCTCAGCCACTGTgggaggaatctggcaggctttGGCCCTGATCCCACCCAACCCGGCTCTGGCCTGCCCAAATCAGTCCAGAGCAGCCCTTTCCCTGGGCACTCAAAACTCTGGCTCTACTGAAGACCTAGGCTGTCCTCTTTCTGACTCCAGGGAAGCTCTGATGATGATCAGGTGGTCCACCCTGGGCCTACCTCCAGATTCTGGAGGTCTGGATCCTAGTACAACAAGGGGGGAAAGAGGGCCCCCGGCTTGGGCCTTTAGTAGCCGGGTGCAAAAGTCTCTGGATGTCCCACCCTCCATGTCCCCTGGTCCTGGGTCACCTCACCTGAAGTCACACTCTGCACAACACCCTCTTTGGTCTTGACTCCTGTGGAGGAAATGGAGGCGTCAGCCCAAGCCCACTCCAGGTGTTGGGAGGGTTGTGGTCAGGGCAAACACACCACAGAACAGCTGGACAAGCTGTAGAGTCGGTGGGGAGTAAGGATGGTGTCTGGGGGCCAGCCATCCTTTCAAAGGCCACTTCCTGCTGTGTCTGGAGGAAAGGGATGGATGGGAAGTGGACAGGACAGGATGCAGGGATGAGAGAGATCAGGCCTGAGGTAGGGTCTGGTGGATGGACCTCGAGTGGGTGTGGCCTGGGCCTTGGAGCCGGGCTTGATAGGGTCAAGAGCTGAGTCATCAGCTTGGCCTCCCCTTTGGAAGCAGctgatgggggagggggcttGGGACCCTGGCCAGGATGCTGAGGGTCAATCTCATCTCTCCTGTGGCACCCCTTCTTTCTGGGCAGGGTGGGGACCTGTGGCCTGGCCGCTGAGTACCTGCTTGCTCAGCCCAGGGCTCCAGTGTGACTTTTTATCTGAGTCAAGAGGCTGTGGGTGatactggggtgggggtgctggtgtGTAGTGGTGTATGCATTTGTGTACGCACAAACAGGCGTGTCTGAGGGTTAAGTGCCTCTCCTGCTGTCCTGCCCCAGAGACCGCTCAACCCCAAAGAGGCCCAGACAGACAATGGGGTGTACAGGAGAGTGGGGGTCCTCTGGGCCCAGGAGTCCTCATCCCTCCCAAAAATGCCTCCCTGGGATCAGGGGATAAAGTCCAGTCCAGGAAACTGAGCGGCCACCAGGCTGCCCCTCCCTGCCGGGCTCTGCCACGCCCAAACTCACCCACATACATGACACCCTCCTTGGTCTTCTCAGCCGCCTCCGTCACCCCCTGCTTTGTCTTTTCCACGGCACCCACCACACCCTCCTTGGCAATAGAGAAGCCCTTCTTGAAGACGTCCATGGCGGCGGGCAGGGATGGGAGTCTGACTCCCCAGACGAACCGTGACTGGCGCTGGCTCGAGTGCTGCTGCAGCCGCTGTCCCTGTGGCTGCCTCTTATTGACGCCGATGAAATATTGATGATGCAGCAGCGGCTGATGGGAGCCCGGCCagcccaggggtgggggcggggaaggagggagggacggAGCAGGCCTGCCCCCACCTTCTCCCAGGGTCCCCTGGGCCTCTGCTGGCTCCGGCCTCCCCTCCtgtcccctgccctccctggACGGGCCATAGCAGGTTGGACACATCCTTATCCATCACTGCCCCTCATTCATTTGCCACCCTGTGCACCTACTAGGTGCTCCCAGGCCTGACGCTGTTGTGTCTGTGTAcctctggggcagggaggggttgCGGCGGGGGGGCGGGTAGACACAGAAAAGAAAGGCACCTCTGCTACCAGGGTCCCATGTAGGGCAGGGGTTAAGATCAAGCTGGCCTGTCAGGAAAGAGTGGCCAACATCCCGGACTGGCCTGGCCTGCCCAACTTCTCCCCAGCACCGTGAATGCCTCCATCCTGGGGCTCAGGCAAGGCCAGGTGGAAGAACTGGGCCACAAAAGGCTAACCCACGGCCTGGGC
The genomic region above belongs to Cervus canadensis isolate Bull #8, Minnesota chromosome 8, ASM1932006v1, whole genome shotgun sequence and contains:
- the SNCG gene encoding gamma-synuclein isoform X1; the protein is MCPTCYGPSREGRGQEGRPEPAEAQGTLGEGGGRPAPSLPPSPPPPLGWPGSHQPLLHHQYFIGVNKRQPQGQRLQQHSSQRQSRFVWGVRLPSLPAAMDVFKKGFSIAKEGVVGAVEKTKQGVTEAAEKTKEGVMYVGVKTKEGVVQSVTSVAEKTKEQANAVSEAVVSSVNTVATKTVEEAENIAITSGVVRKEALKKPVPSQEDEAAKEEEQVAEETKSGGD
- the SNCG gene encoding gamma-synuclein isoform X2, with translation MLVARTWGALMPTQHLSPLGCGSQQRQPQGQRLQQHSSQRQSRFVWGVRLPSLPAAMDVFKKGFSIAKEGVVGAVEKTKQGVTEAAEKTKEGVMYVGVKTKEGVVQSVTSVAEKTKEQANAVSEAVVSSVNTVATKTVEEAENIAITSGVVRKEALKKPVPSQEDEAAKEEEQVAEETKSGGD